A single region of the Pseudomonas sp. GGS8 genome encodes:
- a CDS encoding protein regulator of cytokinesis family protein, with amino-acid sequence MELKSLLPILHTDQPMDIKHTLFIILTIFSGAVFAQDTGFGFVKNNPDGKTYLYTTQNISSNEVISVQFPQDGTVACCKLTKTTEKKQQQVDAMDLLNESDIHIYGLDIQYTAPFIGIAVVGKNATENGVSAVEVKDQATTISTCLSQEGVHLFSRKNGNLNGHLYLSLGYDVEPTSNACETENAESVPTDVSGYIKNRDNCDSLRGDIPERDPADPNNLDRVISDINKYCKGTDQQLKQLKEKYSENESIMKLFSSYEENIEADMSF; translated from the coding sequence ATGGAGCTAAAAAGCTTGCTTCCGATCCTCCACACTGATCAACCAATGGACATTAAACATACACTTTTCATCATTCTGACTATTTTTTCAGGGGCAGTATTTGCCCAAGACACTGGATTTGGATTCGTTAAAAACAATCCGGACGGGAAAACTTATTTATATACAACCCAGAATATTTCAAGCAACGAAGTCATTTCAGTCCAATTCCCTCAGGATGGAACCGTTGCTTGCTGCAAGTTAACAAAGACAACTGAAAAAAAACAGCAGCAGGTCGATGCAATGGACTTGCTCAACGAATCCGATATACACATCTATGGGCTTGACATTCAATACACAGCGCCTTTCATCGGCATAGCTGTAGTTGGTAAAAATGCAACCGAAAACGGCGTCTCAGCCGTTGAGGTCAAGGACCAAGCTACAACTATCAGCACCTGCTTGAGTCAAGAAGGCGTTCATCTCTTCTCGAGAAAAAATGGGAATTTGAACGGTCACTTGTATTTGAGCCTAGGTTACGATGTAGAGCCAACGTCAAATGCTTGTGAAACGGAAAATGCTGAGTCCGTTCCGACCGACGTCTCCGGCTACATCAAAAACAGAGACAATTGTGATTCTTTGCGCGGAGATATTCCTGAACGGGACCCCGCCGACCCGAATAATCTCGATCGTGTCATTAGCGATATAAATAAATATTGCAAGGGCACCGACCAGCAGCTAAAGCAGCTGAAAGAAAAATACTCCGAGAACGAAAGCATTATGAAATTGTTCTCGAGTTACGAAGAAAATATTGAAGCTGATATGAGTTTTTAA
- a CDS encoding Hcp family type VI secretion system effector: MATPAYMSVTGEKQGLITAGAFTADSVGNTYQEGHEDQVMVQAFSHDVIIPRDPQSGQPTGQRVHKPVVITKVYDKSSPLLQAALTSGERMSEIVIQWYRTSAQGTQEHYYTTKLEDAIIVAINNKMHNCQDPSNSHFTHLEEVQFTYRKITWTHEVSGTSGSDDWRAPVA, from the coding sequence ATGGCTACACCAGCGTACATGTCCGTTACCGGCGAGAAACAAGGCCTGATCACTGCCGGCGCATTCACCGCCGACTCCGTTGGCAACACCTACCAGGAAGGTCACGAAGACCAGGTCATGGTTCAGGCTTTCAGCCACGACGTGATCATCCCGCGTGACCCTCAGTCCGGCCAACCGACCGGTCAGCGTGTACACAAGCCAGTCGTGATCACCAAGGTCTACGACAAGTCTTCGCCACTGCTGCAAGCGGCGCTGACCTCCGGCGAGCGCATGAGCGAAATCGTTATCCAGTGGTACCGCACTTCGGCTCAAGGTACCCAGGAGCACTACTACACCACCAAACTGGAAGACGCGATCATCGTCGCCATCAACAACAAAATGCACAACTGCCAGGATCCGTCGAACTCGCACTTCACGCACCTGGAAGAAGTGCAATTCACCTACCGCAAAATCACCTGGACCCACGAAGTATCCGGTACTTCGGGTTCCGATGACTGGCGTGCTCCAGTCGCTTAA
- the ligD gene encoding DNA ligase D → MNKTLDDYNRMRDFVATPEPVAAKRTGKKTVTDHALQFCIQKHDASHLHYDFRLELEGALKSWAVPKGPSLDPKVKRLAIHVEDHPLDYATFEGSIPEGHYGAGEVIVWDRGVWIPRDDPAKAYAKGRMKFELQGEKLGGLWNLVRTHMPGKQEQWFLIKHQDGAARPESDYDVVAAEPDSVLSDRTIVAKSKPNPVKKPAARARRERSSELTGARKARLPELIKPELATLVESAPDGEWSYEIKFDGYRVMARIDHGEVNLFTRNGHDWTHKLPEQAQALAAVGLESAWLDGEMVVADEQGVPDFQALQNAFDAGRSGNIVYYLFDLPYLNGVDLRAVPVEERRAALATVLKLNENPLLRFSDAFGESPEALLNSACEMQMEGLIGKRLGSPYVSRRTSDWIKLKCKHRQEFVVVGFTDPKGARSAFGALLLGLHDRDSGELRYAGKVGTGFNEATLKRLYEQLKPLQTKKPSVVNPPTGFEAKGVHWLKPSLLAEVAFAEMTKDGSVRHAVFHGLREDKPAEEVTEEVPKAVKTPASKKQPTQAAPAPSQVGLGQGKVRITHPDRVIDASSGTTKMQLAEYYASVAEWILPQLKDRPVALVRAPDGIAGELFFQKNAENLAIPGMITLDKDLTGQPMMIINNAEALIGAVQMSMVELHTWNATSVDLDKPDRFVLDLDPDPALPWKSMVEATRLTLTVLDELGLKAFLKTSGGKGIHLVVPLTRKHGWDEVKDFSHAIVSHMAKLLPERFSAVSGPKNRVGRIFIDYLRNGLGATTICAYAVRTREGLPVSVPIFREEVAELKGANQWNLHTVHERLAEVGDEPWADLKKTRQMITAEMRRRIGMKK, encoded by the coding sequence ATGAACAAGACCCTGGACGATTACAACCGCATGCGTGATTTTGTGGCGACTCCGGAACCGGTTGCCGCCAAGCGCACGGGCAAAAAGACGGTGACGGATCATGCGCTGCAATTCTGCATTCAGAAACATGACGCCTCGCACCTGCACTATGACTTTCGCCTGGAGCTCGAGGGCGCGCTGAAAAGTTGGGCCGTGCCGAAAGGCCCGTCGCTGGACCCCAAGGTCAAGCGCCTGGCGATTCACGTCGAAGACCATCCGCTCGATTACGCCACGTTCGAGGGCTCCATTCCCGAAGGGCATTACGGCGCCGGCGAAGTGATTGTGTGGGACCGTGGGGTGTGGATTCCCCGGGACGATCCGGCCAAGGCCTACGCCAAGGGCCGGATGAAATTCGAGCTGCAAGGAGAAAAGCTCGGCGGCCTGTGGAACCTCGTGCGCACGCACATGCCGGGCAAGCAAGAGCAATGGTTTCTGATCAAACATCAGGATGGTGCGGCCAGGCCCGAAAGTGATTACGACGTGGTCGCCGCCGAGCCGGACAGCGTACTCAGCGATCGCACCATTGTCGCCAAGTCGAAACCCAATCCCGTCAAAAAGCCAGCGGCGAGGGCGCGCAGAGAGCGCTCATCAGAGCTGACAGGCGCCCGCAAAGCCAGGCTGCCGGAGCTGATCAAACCCGAATTGGCGACGCTGGTCGAATCCGCGCCGGATGGCGAATGGAGCTATGAGATCAAGTTCGACGGCTACCGGGTGATGGCCCGTATCGACCACGGCGAGGTCAATCTCTTTACCCGCAACGGTCACGATTGGACTCACAAATTGCCAGAGCAGGCCCAGGCGCTAGCGGCGGTGGGCCTGGAGTCGGCGTGGCTGGACGGCGAAATGGTGGTGGCCGACGAGCAGGGCGTTCCGGATTTTCAGGCGCTGCAAAACGCCTTCGATGCCGGCCGTAGTGGCAACATTGTCTACTACCTGTTCGATTTGCCGTACCTCAACGGTGTGGACCTGCGCGCAGTGCCTGTCGAGGAGCGCAGGGCGGCGCTGGCGACTGTACTCAAACTCAATGAGAACCCGTTGTTGCGATTCTCCGACGCGTTCGGCGAGTCCCCGGAGGCCTTGCTCAACAGCGCCTGCGAAATGCAGATGGAAGGCTTGATCGGCAAACGCCTGGGCTCGCCTTACGTGTCCCGGCGCACCAGCGACTGGATCAAACTCAAGTGCAAGCATCGACAGGAATTCGTTGTGGTCGGCTTCACCGATCCCAAAGGCGCGCGCAGTGCCTTTGGCGCGTTGCTGCTGGGGTTGCACGACCGCGACAGCGGTGAATTGCGCTATGCCGGCAAGGTCGGCACCGGGTTCAACGAGGCAACCCTCAAGCGTCTTTATGAACAATTGAAGCCACTGCAGACGAAAAAGCCGTCAGTGGTCAACCCGCCCACCGGGTTCGAGGCCAAGGGGGTGCATTGGCTCAAACCCAGCCTCCTGGCGGAAGTAGCCTTTGCCGAAATGACCAAGGACGGCTCGGTGCGCCATGCTGTGTTCCACGGGCTGCGCGAGGATAAGCCTGCCGAAGAAGTCACCGAGGAGGTGCCGAAAGCCGTGAAGACCCCAGCCAGCAAAAAGCAACCTACTCAAGCCGCACCCGCACCGTCACAAGTCGGCCTGGGGCAGGGCAAGGTGCGCATCACGCATCCGGATCGGGTGATCGATGCCAGCAGCGGCACCACCAAGATGCAATTGGCGGAGTATTACGCCAGTGTCGCCGAGTGGATTCTGCCGCAACTCAAGGACCGGCCGGTGGCGCTGGTGCGCGCACCGGACGGCATCGCCGGCGAACTGTTCTTTCAGAAAAACGCCGAGAACCTGGCCATACCCGGGATGATCACCCTGGACAAGGACCTGACAGGCCAACCGATGATGATCATCAACAATGCCGAAGCCCTGATCGGCGCGGTGCAGATGAGCATGGTGGAGCTGCATACCTGGAACGCCACGTCAGTCGATCTGGACAAGCCCGACCGCTTTGTCCTCGACCTTGACCCGGACCCGGCGCTGCCCTGGAAGAGCATGGTCGAAGCGACCCGACTGACCCTCACGGTGCTCGATGAACTGGGGCTCAAGGCATTTCTCAAGACCAGCGGCGGCAAGGGGATTCACCTGGTCGTACCGCTGACCCGCAAACACGGTTGGGACGAGGTCAAGGACTTCAGCCACGCGATTGTCAGTCACATGGCCAAGCTGCTGCCGGAACGTTTTTCCGCGGTATCGGGGCCGAAAAACCGGGTTGGGCGCATCTTCATCGATTACCTGCGCAACGGTTTGGGCGCCACCACGATCTGCGCCTACGCCGTGCGCACCCGCGAAGGGCTGCCGGTGTCGGTGCCGATCTTTCGCGAAGAAGTGGCTGAGCTCAAGGGCGCTAATCAATGGAACCTGCACACCGTGCATGAGCGCCTGGCCGAGGTCGGCGATGAACCCTGGGCCGACCTGAAGAAAACCCGGCAGATGATTACTGCCGAGATGCGGCGGCGGATCGGGATGAAAAAGTAA
- a CDS encoding DUF3303 domain-containing protein, which translates to MLFIVRWSISPQQRNSAIERFLKTGGAPPAGVSMLGRWHAVGGSSGVGIAEASDPVAIQKWVLEWSDLMNMEVHAALTDEQVAPLLAAAVGKQ; encoded by the coding sequence ATGTTATTCATCGTCCGTTGGTCCATCAGTCCGCAACAACGTAACAGCGCGATCGAACGTTTTCTCAAGACCGGTGGCGCCCCACCCGCAGGCGTCAGCATGCTGGGACGCTGGCATGCCGTCGGCGGCTCCAGCGGTGTGGGCATTGCCGAGGCCAGTGATCCGGTGGCGATTCAGAAGTGGGTGCTGGAATGGAGCGACCTCATGAACATGGAAGTCCACGCCGCATTGACCGATGAACAGGTGGCACCGCTGCTCGCTGCCGCAGTCGGCAAGCAATAG
- a CDS encoding cupin domain-containing protein: protein MSNEQVAPETQGVAVKLLATVDLGPEIEGMAGRQLRMRMVTIEPGGVFGPLHNHKDRPGTVYILQGTITDHRNGVATDYGPGVGWPEDRNTTHWLENRGTIAAVEISVDIVRQE, encoded by the coding sequence ATGAGCAACGAACAGGTGGCACCCGAAACGCAAGGTGTAGCGGTGAAGTTACTTGCAACGGTTGACCTTGGCCCCGAGATCGAAGGCATGGCAGGGCGCCAACTTAGAATGCGTATGGTGACGATCGAGCCTGGAGGCGTTTTCGGGCCGCTTCACAACCATAAAGACAGACCCGGCACCGTCTACATACTGCAAGGAACAATCACTGACCATCGAAATGGCGTCGCCACGGATTATGGGCCGGGTGTGGGTTGGCCCGAAGACAGGAACACCACGCACTGGCTTGAGAACAGAGGCACGATTGCGGCGGTGGAGATCTCGGTCGATATTGTCAGGCAAGAGTAA
- a CDS encoding YncE family protein — protein MNIRDNRRFALPVFAILLSVLAVMGFASFRYCQAADELPINDLPLKHVADIPLPGGATRLDYESYDPERNLMFIAHLGDGEIIAFDMRESRVVGRIANVSSVHGVLVIPELSRVYASATGTNEIVAIDEATLAIVSRIPGGIYPDGMAYAPDLHKLYVSNENGETETVIDVNTNSRVATIPLGGEVGNTQYDPISRHIFVNIQTRRQLIEIDPATDHIVARIDLPGARGNHGLLINPRDRLAFIACEGNDKLLVLDMHTLRVTQEFDTGGAPDVLAFDPVLNTLYVAGEAGIVSMFHVKGAVVTKIGNGSVGPRAHVVAVDAATHRSYFPLKDIDGHPVLRIMEPR, from the coding sequence ATGAACATACGAGACAATCGACGTTTCGCTCTGCCAGTCTTCGCGATTCTGTTGAGTGTGCTAGCCGTTATGGGCTTCGCAAGCTTTCGCTACTGTCAGGCCGCCGACGAGCTGCCGATTAACGACTTGCCACTGAAGCACGTCGCCGACATTCCATTGCCCGGTGGCGCCACTCGGCTCGACTACGAGAGCTACGATCCAGAGCGCAACCTGATGTTCATTGCACATCTTGGTGACGGTGAAATTATCGCCTTTGACATGCGTGAGTCCCGCGTTGTCGGGCGCATTGCGAACGTCTCGTCGGTACACGGTGTGCTCGTTATTCCTGAGTTGTCACGTGTCTACGCTTCAGCGACGGGTACGAACGAAATCGTTGCAATAGACGAAGCGACCCTGGCAATTGTCAGTCGCATACCAGGCGGCATCTATCCAGACGGCATGGCTTATGCGCCTGACCTTCACAAGCTTTACGTATCGAACGAAAACGGCGAGACCGAAACGGTGATCGACGTGAACACGAACTCTCGTGTTGCGACGATTCCACTGGGAGGTGAAGTCGGCAATACACAATATGACCCGATATCACGACACATCTTCGTCAATATCCAGACTCGTCGGCAACTTATCGAGATCGATCCCGCGACCGACCACATCGTGGCGCGCATTGATCTGCCGGGGGCACGTGGCAACCATGGCCTGTTGATCAATCCGCGTGACCGGCTTGCCTTTATCGCGTGCGAAGGTAATGACAAGCTCCTCGTACTGGACATGCACACCCTGCGGGTTACCCAGGAATTCGATACTGGGGGAGCCCCCGATGTGCTTGCGTTCGATCCAGTGCTGAACACACTTTATGTCGCTGGAGAGGCCGGCATTGTGTCGATGTTCCACGTCAAGGGGGCAGTGGTCACGAAAATCGGCAATGGCAGCGTGGGCCCACGCGCGCATGTCGTGGCCGTGGATGCCGCGACACACCGCTCGTATTTTCCGCTCAAGGATATCGACGGGCACCCGGTACTACGGATTATGGAGCCCCGGTAG
- a CDS encoding chromate resistance protein ChrB domain-containing protein: MRWITRERPKIDRIACPWLITHFIDPQAEFLYVPSREVLQIAAEKDATSYDIPGVELSHVGELCSFDAFLNKYQLNDPALQQLAKIVRGADTSRLDLTPQSAGLYAISLGLSQRYADDHEMLAHGLIMYDALYAWCKKCQGESHNWPPQM; the protein is encoded by the coding sequence ATGAGGTGGATTACCCGTGAACGACCCAAGATCGACCGCATCGCCTGTCCCTGGCTGATCACTCATTTTATCGATCCCCAGGCCGAGTTCTTGTACGTGCCCAGCAGAGAGGTTCTGCAGATTGCCGCCGAGAAAGATGCAACGTCTTATGACATTCCGGGTGTTGAGCTTTCCCACGTAGGTGAGCTGTGCAGCTTTGATGCGTTCCTGAACAAGTACCAACTCAATGATCCTGCCTTGCAGCAGTTGGCCAAAATCGTGCGCGGAGCAGATACCTCCCGCCTGGATCTGACACCGCAATCGGCCGGGCTCTATGCGATTTCGCTGGGACTATCGCAGCGTTATGCCGATGACCACGAAATGCTGGCACATGGTTTGATCATGTATGACGCCCTCTATGCCTGGTGCAAGAAGTGTCAGGGCGAGTCGCATAATTGGCCTCCGCAGATGTGA
- a CDS encoding bifunctional DedA family/phosphatase PAP2 family protein: MTSLVSSIIEFLTAHPHIAYLAVFLLALSESIPIIGVVVPGTAVIIALSTLVPSGVLLLWPLLIAATSGAIAGDGLSFWLGHRYHREILGLWPLNRHPELIQRSEAFFNRHRDKSIFFARFTPGVRAFVPLLAGTLGMAVSRFYAVNVVSALAWAPSHILPGVLVGATFSVLGAAAKPLAILLVILVAAGWVVLHIVRWTLRRGIPCLIAGVERLRSWAGTHDTWLSRSLTHFLDPSRPEARALALSTVLLIGAAWLFFGVLEDVINGDPLLLADSAIYRALQDLRTAPGNAVMIAITELGDTKVVLAVTIVVLLWLMWKRAWRTAAYWLIAIAGASALNIAIKVALYRTRPAELLYSGWSAFSFPSGHSTINVVLYGFLAFLIARDTHPARRLVVALGAATLIFLIAFSRLYLGAHWLSDVLGGLAFGSAWLALLSLFYLRRQAEHIGSAGLLALGCVTLLLAGGFNIYRNHTTDSSRYAVKVGTLTMAATDWWTSDWQQLPVRRIDLTGETNEPLTFQWAGGLPDLREVLQRNGWRTSAAWTLLNTLNWFTVQADPADLPVIPLFASGRLPGLTLVRPYNDGGSAGSRLVLRLWVVDIELTNGRTIPLWMGSVVEERFYHPLSLVTLTSTQPDANTPCRMLAAVLDGGRLVSRTEGTADADWDGQVLLARTVKNRNE, encoded by the coding sequence ATGACGTCCTTGGTCTCATCGATCATCGAGTTCCTCACGGCGCACCCGCATATCGCGTATCTGGCCGTGTTTCTCCTGGCGCTTTCCGAGTCAATCCCGATCATCGGTGTCGTCGTTCCCGGCACCGCCGTGATCATTGCGCTCAGCACCCTGGTGCCGAGCGGCGTGTTATTGCTCTGGCCGTTGCTGATCGCCGCCACGTCAGGCGCCATTGCGGGTGATGGTCTTTCGTTCTGGCTCGGGCACCGATACCATCGCGAGATTCTTGGCCTCTGGCCACTGAACCGGCATCCTGAACTGATTCAGCGCAGCGAAGCCTTTTTCAACCGTCATCGCGATAAAAGTATCTTTTTCGCGCGCTTCACGCCGGGCGTCCGCGCCTTCGTTCCGCTCCTCGCCGGCACGCTGGGAATGGCGGTCAGTCGGTTCTATGCCGTCAATGTCGTGTCGGCGCTCGCCTGGGCTCCGTCGCATATCCTGCCCGGTGTGCTCGTCGGCGCGACGTTCAGCGTTCTCGGTGCAGCGGCAAAGCCGCTCGCGATCCTGCTGGTCATTCTAGTCGCGGCGGGCTGGGTGGTCCTGCATATCGTGCGCTGGACGCTGCGTCGCGGCATACCCTGCCTCATCGCAGGAGTGGAGCGGTTGCGGAGCTGGGCCGGCACCCACGACACCTGGCTAAGCCGCAGTCTCACTCACTTCCTCGATCCTTCACGGCCCGAAGCACGGGCTCTCGCACTGTCGACGGTCCTGCTCATCGGTGCCGCATGGCTTTTCTTCGGTGTCCTTGAGGACGTCATCAACGGTGACCCGTTGCTGCTCGCCGATAGCGCGATATACCGCGCGCTCCAGGATCTTCGCACTGCACCAGGCAATGCGGTGATGATCGCCATCACAGAACTCGGCGACACCAAGGTCGTGCTGGCGGTCACGATTGTTGTCTTGCTGTGGCTCATGTGGAAACGCGCCTGGCGTACCGCTGCCTATTGGCTGATTGCAATCGCCGGCGCTTCGGCGCTCAACATTGCCATCAAAGTAGCGTTGTATCGAACTCGCCCCGCAGAACTTCTCTATTCCGGGTGGAGTGCCTTTTCCTTCCCCAGCGGCCATAGCACGATCAATGTCGTGCTATACGGTTTCCTCGCCTTCCTTATCGCGCGTGATACCCACCCGGCACGGCGCCTCGTGGTCGCTCTTGGCGCCGCCACCCTGATATTTCTGATTGCATTCTCGCGCCTCTACCTCGGGGCGCATTGGCTTTCCGACGTGCTCGGGGGGCTGGCATTCGGATCCGCGTGGCTGGCACTACTCAGCCTCTTCTACCTGCGGCGGCAGGCCGAGCACATTGGCTCAGCGGGGCTGCTCGCCCTCGGATGTGTGACACTTCTCCTCGCCGGCGGCTTCAATATCTATCGTAACCATACGACGGACAGCAGTCGCTATGCCGTCAAGGTGGGGACGTTGACCATGGCTGCCACCGATTGGTGGACGTCGGATTGGCAGCAGCTGCCGGTGCGGCGTATCGACCTCACTGGCGAGACGAATGAGCCACTGACGTTTCAATGGGCCGGTGGCCTGCCGGATCTGCGAGAGGTCCTGCAGCGCAACGGATGGCGCACCTCAGCGGCATGGACACTGTTGAATACGCTGAACTGGTTTACCGTCCAGGCTGACCCTGCCGATCTTCCGGTCATCCCTCTTTTCGCCAGTGGTCGCCTTCCCGGTCTGACCCTCGTTCGACCGTATAACGATGGTGGATCTGCCGGTTCACGCCTGGTGCTTCGATTGTGGGTCGTCGATATCGAGCTCACAAACGGGCGAACAATACCGCTGTGGATGGGCTCGGTTGTCGAGGAACGTTTCTATCACCCCCTCTCTCTCGTCACGTTGACGTCAACACAACCCGATGCGAATACACCGTGCAGAATGCTAGCGGCCGTTCTTGACGGTGGGCGGCTCGTTTCCCGGACCGAAGGAACGGCAGATGCGGATTGGGATGGGCAGGTTCTGTTAGCTCGCACGGTGAAAAACAGAAATGAATGA
- a CDS encoding DUF4157 domain-containing protein, producing the protein MSVVFLRQVFRLSVLLFSVGTSFSVYACPAGQYEACVVTCFCAPGSKEEMGPIFESMNQMASTGLQSWIVQSRNTAATGDIRTIPLNIRAQLEPYYDIQVLDSARYKVGDDVELNAANTMLQNPDVTAVTLIDIIVFRSPDDALNNVALWAHELKHVQQYQQWGVREFSTRYTRDYTAVEAPAYEIQAKVARALRASVAQSEPPRHP; encoded by the coding sequence TTGTCAGTTGTCTTTTTGCGTCAAGTTTTCCGGTTATCGGTACTGCTCTTTTCCGTTGGCACTTCGTTTTCTGTTTACGCCTGCCCAGCAGGGCAGTACGAAGCCTGCGTGGTCACTTGTTTTTGTGCTCCAGGCTCCAAAGAGGAAATGGGGCCGATCTTTGAAAGCATGAACCAAATGGCTTCCACTGGATTACAGAGTTGGATTGTGCAATCGCGCAACACCGCGGCAACGGGCGATATTCGGACAATCCCGCTGAATATCCGCGCCCAACTCGAACCCTACTATGACATTCAAGTGCTTGATTCCGCTCGCTACAAGGTAGGCGATGATGTGGAACTGAACGCCGCAAACACCATGCTGCAGAATCCCGATGTCACTGCAGTCACCCTGATAGACATCATCGTCTTTCGCAGTCCCGATGATGCACTTAACAATGTCGCGCTGTGGGCGCATGAATTGAAGCACGTGCAGCAGTACCAGCAATGGGGGGTTCGGGAGTTTTCCACTCGCTATACCCGTGATTACACAGCCGTCGAGGCACCTGCGTACGAGATTCAAGCCAAGGTAGCCAGAGCGCTAAGAGCCAGCGTGGCCCAGTCAGAACCTCCTCGACATCCTTGA
- a CDS encoding GNAT family N-acetyltransferase — protein sequence MKPVRIRTLQCTDAEALLTFELDNREWFERHIDARDSAFYSAQGVTEHIAAYLAEFAAGTWHPFIIEDNGGNIVGRANLKGIDMSERSAEVGYRIAQSACGQGLATLAVRHLIQEAQLHWNLKQLVASVYAGNIGSAKVLERCGFLIEHASRQEGTERDYRLGLSI from the coding sequence ATGAAGCCCGTCAGAATTCGTACCCTGCAATGTACTGATGCTGAGGCGTTGCTGACGTTCGAGCTGGACAACCGCGAATGGTTCGAGCGCCACATTGACGCGCGCGATTCTGCTTTTTACTCGGCGCAGGGCGTCACCGAGCACATTGCAGCTTATTTAGCTGAGTTTGCCGCCGGAACCTGGCACCCATTCATCATCGAAGATAACGGTGGAAACATAGTGGGCCGCGCGAACCTCAAAGGCATCGACATGTCCGAGCGGTCAGCAGAGGTCGGCTATCGGATTGCCCAAAGCGCTTGCGGACAGGGACTGGCAACACTGGCGGTGAGGCATCTGATCCAGGAGGCGCAGTTGCATTGGAACCTTAAACAGCTGGTTGCCAGCGTATACGCTGGAAATATCGGCTCGGCAAAAGTGCTCGAACGGTGCGGCTTCTTGATCGAACATGCGTCTCGGCAAGAAGGGACAGAGCGCGACTATCGGCTTGGTCTTTCGATTTAG
- a CDS encoding isochorismate lyase: protein MEVINQLQPAECAGMEDIRREIDALDQAVIKLLGKRFHYVLAASKFKTSETSVRAPERFKAMLATRREWAEAEGLSPDAIEKMYSDLVNHFIAEEMKHWVAHQAEA, encoded by the coding sequence ATGGAAGTCATCAATCAATTGCAGCCCGCAGAGTGTGCAGGCATGGAAGATATCCGGCGCGAAATCGATGCCTTGGATCAAGCCGTTATCAAGCTGTTGGGCAAGCGTTTTCACTACGTGTTGGCCGCCTCGAAGTTCAAAACCTCGGAGACTTCGGTGCGCGCTCCGGAGCGTTTCAAGGCCATGCTGGCGACACGACGCGAGTGGGCCGAAGCCGAGGGCCTGAGCCCGGATGCCATCGAGAAGATGTACAGCGACCTGGTCAACCACTTCATTGCCGAAGAGATGAAACACTGGGTGGCTCATCAAGCCGAAGCCTGA
- a CDS encoding LysR family transcriptional regulator, which produces MSYHPDLSELDAFAAVARHRSFRKAADERGVSASALSHAMRALEARLGIRLLNRTTRSVTPTEAGQQLLATLVPSLLQVNDALAQLTSMQEVPAGKLRLNVARPAARIVFAKVLAPFVARYPRIQLDLITDDGLTDIVNEGFDAGVRFGESLAGDMIAVPIGAPQSFVTVAADAYLAAKGTAHVPRDLLDHACIARRFPSGKLYAWEYQADGQPIRLSVTGPLILEDDALMIQAAKDGAGIAYVYEELVRDDLRNGHLREILQEWKAPPSRFFLYYSSRRHVPPALKALIEFIRAREAA; this is translated from the coding sequence ATGAGTTATCACCCCGACCTCTCTGAACTCGATGCCTTTGCCGCCGTCGCTCGCCATCGCAGCTTTCGCAAGGCCGCCGACGAGCGTGGCGTTTCGGCTTCCGCGTTGAGTCACGCAATGCGAGCCTTGGAAGCACGTTTGGGCATCCGACTGCTGAACCGAACCACGCGTAGCGTGACCCCGACCGAGGCCGGCCAGCAGCTATTGGCGACGCTGGTTCCATCCCTGCTCCAGGTTAACGATGCATTGGCGCAATTGACCTCGATGCAGGAAGTGCCCGCTGGCAAACTTCGCCTCAACGTGGCGCGTCCAGCGGCTCGCATCGTGTTTGCGAAAGTGCTCGCGCCCTTCGTGGCCAGGTATCCACGTATTCAGTTGGACCTGATCACCGATGATGGATTGACTGATATCGTGAATGAGGGGTTTGACGCTGGAGTCCGCTTTGGTGAAAGCCTGGCCGGTGACATGATCGCGGTCCCGATCGGCGCCCCTCAATCGTTCGTGACCGTTGCTGCGGATGCTTATCTGGCCGCGAAGGGAACCGCGCACGTCCCCCGCGACTTGCTCGACCATGCGTGCATTGCCAGGCGTTTTCCCAGTGGCAAACTTTACGCCTGGGAGTATCAAGCCGATGGTCAACCGATACGGTTATCCGTCACCGGCCCGCTGATTCTGGAAGACGATGCGCTGATGATCCAGGCAGCGAAAGATGGCGCTGGTATTGCCTATGTCTACGAGGAGCTGGTGCGCGACGATCTCCGGAACGGGCATCTCAGAGAAATACTCCAAGAGTGGAAAGCACCGCCCAGCCGGTTCTTTCTTTACTACTCAAGCCGGCGCCATGTGCCACCCGCCTTGAAAGCACTCATCGAATTTATCAGAGCCCGCGAGGCTGCGTAG